From Scleropages formosus chromosome 1, fSclFor1.1, whole genome shotgun sequence, a single genomic window includes:
- the LOC108937844 gene encoding LOW QUALITY PROTEIN: uncharacterized protein LOC108937844 (The sequence of the model RefSeq protein was modified relative to this genomic sequence to represent the inferred CDS: inserted 1 base in 1 codon), translating to MGMRIGRVATFNVMCGRDFITIVVIEDLFMYHSVKLEELHVGNGTCQVRRETVAGVSYMVRTPKKKYICCSGKLLEKNLTHITYSQTLQSHPNDSVLRHPAVTVEYKCAYLSICRVTLPFPIVPFSRETVIQVDAMVVFSLFTDSRYTQVFNSSXLGKKAFVKLRVTEPQDFFHLRVTECWASLSPSPSDANDSARMGELLGLLCGFHDNLKD from the exons TGGCAACCTTTAACGTCATGTGTGGCAGAGACTTCATCACCATCGTGGTGATTGAGGACCTCTTCATGTACCATAGCGTTAAGCTGGAGGAACTACATGTTGGGAACGGGACGTGCCAAGTACGACGGGAGACTGTTGCTGGGGTGTCCTACATGGTTCGGAccccaaaaaagaaatacatctgCTGCAGTGGAAAACTGCTCGAG AAGAACCTCACTCACATTACGTACTCCCAGACTCTGCAGTCACACCCCAATGACAGTGTCCTTCGCCACCCTGCCGTTACAGTAGAGTACAAGTGTGCTTACCTCTCCATCTGCCGTGTCACTCTGCCTTTTCCCATCGTTCCCTTCTCAAG AGAGACGGTGATCCAAGTGGATGCCATGGTCGTGTTCAGCTTGTTCACGGACAGCAGATATACACAGGTGTTCAACAGCT ATCTTGGAAAGAAAGCTTTTGTGAAGCTGCGAGTAACCGAACCACAGGACTTCTTCCACCTGCGAGTCACTGAGTGTTGGGCCTCGCTGTCACCCAGCCCCAGCGATGCCAATGACTCTGCCAGGATGGGTGAGCTGCTTGGGCTTCTCTGTGGTTTCCATGATAACTTAAAAGATTAA